Genomic window (Asticcacaulis excentricus CB 48):
ACTATAACAATGTCAGCGAATATTTCCGCGATCTGGTGCGACGCGATGAGGAAAAACAGGCCGCCGAAGACCGCCTACGCGACATGCTCGATAAGGCCGAAGCGAGCGGCGTCAGCGATGTGAGCTTTGATAACATCTGGAATGATGCCGAAGAGCGCTACCTGAAACGTCAGGCCGCCAAACATGGCTAACTTTACCCTCAGCGACGAAGCCGGTCAGGATTTGAA
Coding sequences:
- a CDS encoding type II toxin-antitoxin system ParD family antitoxin; this translates as MAKFSISMTDRMALTVQRRVEQGDYNNVSEYFRDLVRRDEEKQAAEDRLRDMLDKAEASGVSDVSFDNIWNDAEERYLKRQAAKHG